Below is a genomic region from Triticum dicoccoides isolate Atlit2015 ecotype Zavitan chromosome 5A, WEW_v2.0, whole genome shotgun sequence.
ctctgatatccatgttcagcggatcagcgcgagtgtttgcagctgatgagctgaatttcatttctaatatcagtttgaaccttgtaatattcgaatttgagccatataactctggaatttgaaccttgtaacattccgagcttttgtggtacaatcgttgaaatggcatcgtatgagactcgtatattgctagcactattttgaccttaatatgcaatggtcttagattttattaaccattctcgaatcagtttactttgtcgatctcacagcacactatctgtatagctaactcgactgcgatcttcgacattattgcacacggatggtttcttccaccgtgggcactgtagagcgcagaattaattatcgcactcgagtgttcatcatcacccttctgtgtaactttgacctcatcacccaagggtaaacttatgaccgaagtcattccacacacttcgtttttacaaagctttttgccaataaacgcccacaaTTTGCCCCTCTtctagccgggcgggaagcttgcgcggtagcgcgggaacaggctcaccgacgatacatttggcgcctctttgagcccacgcgtgcggtgcggtgttgtcaagcgtgcattggaatcctccgctatgaacgacgTGACAacacgtgacgattacaggccggtcggcccccatttattacagcggccatttaacctacccttgtgtctcttcaacctttcgattgcgccccaccattgcaagaagcacacccaccatgagaaattcttagagggtatcctgcgtggctccaatggcgctccaagcggctgccggcgacgagcaacagttcaccatgcgtgccatggtggacacccacgTAAGGTttatggacctctcggtggtgtacaccaacgacccggtctgggtggagcactccatccacatcatggagctgttgcttgccgctgagaagtacaaggtggtcgggttcgacctcgagtacactcgCGCTCGTGCCGGATCTCATGCCAAGGTCGTTGTCGCCTAGATGTGCGTGcaccaccacgtcctcgtctaccactactgcctggccacaaggccttgcgagcgtttcgctaggtttgtcaacaacccccactacatgtttgctatggtggacatcaccaacgatgtaaaggcgctcgagaattcgggcactgcctgccagaatcttgtcgacatccagggccaatacaagatctggggcagcaatgagcatgagaaggactcattggttcacctcgccgaggccatcatcgacccctactacagagacatgaaggattcgtgcaacaaggacaagcgtgtctggcactcggcctggatggagaaacttgaCAAAGCTCACGTTGTGTAcgtggccaaggaggcgtacacgagctacgacatgtacaggcggatcattgacatgggGAAGTGTctccttccccaaaacagccagggatccagccggaagcaaagCAATGGCAAGTGTCGtcacaacaataagtagatgattagatcctcatttctcctactttagtatgcatgtaattgctttctttggtgtgtgaaaatgttatgtgtgtagtcacttatgtaattatatgcttaatttggttatgcaatgctatcattttaagtatatatgttgatactctgtagacagagcgtagatattgtgcggacaaagaaaatcacatcgcacacagactaaacaatggaacccgtcggtgatgttttcatcaatcactcacaattgtataccaacaATCGTTtggtcacaacacacacggcttgttagcaaTAATCGTCTGTTttgttattggtcttcgcacacattttcgactacagacctgtttgcctcgtatcacacacatcttgttcatttgaaccgtttctgttctcatgtctcaacgcaaaaacagttcatccgagtgaaccgcatgtcgtatatcacacacacctttgatttggctaaccgtttcttttgtgttgcctaatcacaaacaattcatccgagtgaaccgtatgttgtacatcgcacacaccttcatctggatgcttgtttcttttgttcctcctcatcacaaacggttaactgaactgaaccgtatgccctgcatcgcacacgcaactaaaatctgaactgtgtttgatgcatccttcatcgcaaatgttttgcacctcttttaacgggttttttacaccgctgtttgcgattatggcatcacacacagtttcgtcgaagggtctctgatcgtagtgtcgtgttagcagcatcctgcagtagtgcatacGCCTACAATTACGCATCAGGTTCACAACAAGGATTCCAGACTCCACCACATACACAGGAGTCGCAGACACAGGAAGCCGAAGGGGAGTACGGTCACGGTCTTCGTGTAACTCGACCACCTAATCGCTTGATGCTTTCCGGTCCTAAGGAAAGGCCAGGTGGTCATCGTCGACTAGGGTGATTCATCCATCTACGTGTGCGATCTATTGTATCTACCTATTTCAGTTTCAGACTTTCCGATTGATGTAAGAAACATCTATGTATGCTAATATAAAAATGCACCTGAATTCTAACATTAAATTAGAGAAATAAATATAGCATCAGTAGTGTGTTGTATTGGATCACCTCTGGACCAGAATGACAAAAAAGACCACCTCGGTTCCCGCATGGTACATGCCGCTACTAGACCAGGCGGCAACAATGTTTCCCGCCTATATCTCCCACCATACTTTCCCGCTTCTGAGTTCCCGCGTATACCTCGCACCGCCGTTTCCTGCCTATATCTCCCGCCATACTTTCCCGCTTCTGAGGTCCCGCCTATTCTTCTCTTCTGAATCTATAAAACCCCTCCACACTAAGATTGGTACACACTTCAATGTAGTCTCATCAAGATGTCCGGTTATCCTTTTGAtagtagttttcaccctagtatgtcCCAATATCTTCTATGTTTAGCCGCCGATTTCAAGAGAGACAATACAATAGTTTCATGGGATGAACTCATTAGTAGTGACACCCTCATGAATGAGCTGAGTCACGCATTATCTAGGTGTGGGTGGCCTTCCAGGACCTTTGAGGAGATACAGAAAGAACTTCTCAGGTTGCATGGAAGATGGAAGAAGATACAACATAAGAGTGAATCACACCTGAAGTTTGCAGCAAAACATACCTTTTTATGGACTGCTGACAACGAGGATGAAGACATATCTTCATGCCCAGCACCAAGGCCACAACTaccgcatcgtcgaagggcaagagttctgcatcgtcgaagggcaagagttctccaTCAtccaagggcaagagttctgcaaggACAAGACTTATGCATTGTCGAAGGGAAAGAGTTCTGCATCAtccaagggcaagagttctgcatcgtcgaaGAGCAAGAGTTCTGCATCATCCAAAGGCGAAGAAGATGCCTTCATGTAGTTTTTAAGCTATATTTTTAGTTTTTAAGTTCAATTCTACCAtttaattcagatgtacttgcattattagtttATACTATcttattgtagggcattatgttctatcttaatTTGGTGTTATAGTTGTTGCACGATGTTCGATAATTAGTTTGTATTATTAAAGTGTTTTCGGGTGGGGAGAGAAGGAAAGAAGGAAAAATTGGCAGGAAAGAAAATGACTGAAATAATTTatggcgggaaagaaaatggcGGCAAGAAAATGCCACATTTGATTCCAAAACTATTTTTTTCAATACGACACGGTATAActataaataagatatattgtactATTGAAATACAACTACATTTAACTAGTGAAATAAAGCTACATTAAATTGCCAAAATTAAGATACAAACGATTGTGAAAATTAAAATACTACCACAGGTATCTACTGAGTCAAGTgtggatattttccttttccatcgccAGCTTCTTCTGCTGCCTTGGCCTCACGAGCCCTTTCTTTTTTTCTCTGTCTCTCTGCCTCACGAGCCTCCTTTCGTAGTCATTCCTGCTCCTCCATACGACGAGCCTCTTCCCTTTTTCTCTTCAGTAAATCCCCAAAGTAGCCCTTTTGCTCGACATAGTGTTCTTTTAACTCTCTTTCTTGCTCTGCTTTCTCCTCCGCTTCCGCCTTTTCGCGTCGCTCTTCCGTGTAGAAACTATCCCATgcacgacgacttctttcatgaatcTCAGTGACTGCCCAAGTCGGCATCTCCGTGTCAATCCAACAATAGTACATGCACAGAGGCGGAGGAGACTACAACAAGAACAAGAATGTTAATGAAGAATCAACCAAAAACCAACAATATATCTATTCGTGATGGTTAAAGCATACCGGAGGCTTGTCGTACTTTGAACTAGCTACGGGTGGTTATTCCTCATAATTGGCGCACATGAAAAGCTTCATGCCCAACCAATCTGAAAAATTCGTCACCTTTTTCACCTTGCAAAGATCGCCACACCAACACTGCAGGACTGCAAACCCCGGAGGCAAACTTGCATTCTTCACTTTCCTCGGCCTAATGCTTTGATCTGAGCTAAGCAAACTCATATGATTGAAAAAAGTGTGACACACTTTGCGCGGCGGTGATTTCGAGGGTGCTTGGACGACAGATGAAGAGAGAGCCTCGGTGCCTCGTTTTATAGGCTCAGACGACAAATGATGGCGAGAAAATAGGCACAAACAGACGAAATTTTAGGTCGGAAATATGCGTGATCCCAAACAGTGCAACCAGTGCAGAGGAGCACCACTGAATGTCGGCACAAGGCGTCAAAAATTCACCCGCAGCAACAGCATCGGATTCCCGCACGTGAGAATCTGTCTCGTCGGTCGCAGCAATCAGCGCCGTCTGCAACAGGCGATGCTGTCAGAGCGCATGCAACAGCTACAGTGCTGCCGCCTCATGCAGTGGCGATGTGGCCCATGCCTCATCGCGCGTGCAGCAGGACCTGTTGGCCTAGGAGCGGCGGGAGCAACGATGGCCGCCTTGTATGGTGGCGGCGGGCCCACCTGCCCTGGCCCGTTCCGTCCCGGCTCGAGCCGGTCCAAAAACCCGTTTTACCCGGGCGGCCGCCTTTAGGCGTGGCGGCATGGCCCGCCGCCTCCAGGCgtagcggcaggtgccacgtgtcgcctgccgcgcGTGCCGCCACGGCTGAGGGGGTCCTTTTTGACAATTTTATTCATAAATAGTCCTTTTTGGCAATAGCATTTGGCATGGGGTTTTTGGGACAAAAAGTCGCATGCTTATGCGTATTCTAGAGAAAAAAACCGTGTACCCCGGACGGAGCACTTAACCGGATTTAATAACCCTCGCGTCCGTAGCATCtcttcctccatctcttcctcccttTCCCCAATCCCCCACCCGACCCCAACTCCTCCGTTCCTCCGCCTCGCCCGCAGATCCGCCACCAccgcccccttccccctcccccatggGCCAGTGCCCCTCCGCTCCCCGCTACCACCACCACCGCAAGCCCCCTCCTACGCCGCCGTCCCCCACCGCGCAGGCAGCGTCGCCTCGTTTCTGCAGCGCCGCAGCCGCCGAGGACGCGGCCGCGGAGGCTGACTACACTTCTGACCTCCCCGAGGAGCTACTCGCCGTCGTCTTCGGGCTCCTCGGCTCGGGCGACCGCAAGCGCTGCTCCCTGGTGTGCCGCCGCTGGCTCGCCACCGAGGCCTCCTCGCGCCTGCGCCTCGCCCTCGACGCGCGGGCGCCGCTCCTCGCCGCGGCCCCGGCCATCCTCGCGCGCTTCTCCTCCGTATCCAAGCTCGCGCTCAAGTGCGACCGCCGCGCGGAGAGCGTCGGCGATCCCGCGCTCGCGCTCGTCGCGCATCGCCTCGGCCCCGGCCTTCGCCGCCTCAAGCTCCGCTCCGTCCGTGCTGTCACCGACCACGgcgtcgccgccctcgccgccgcggCTATAAACCTCCGCAAGCTCTCAGTTGGGTCCTGTACCTTCGGCGCCAAGGGGATCGAGGCAGTTCTCCGGTCCTGCCCCCAACTCGAGGAGCTCTCTGTCAAGCGGCTGCGTGGCCTAGCCGACTCAGAGCCCATCACCGTCTCCAGCCCTCGTCTCCAGTCTCTGGCCCTCAAAGAGCTCTATAACGGGCAGTGCTTCTCCTGTTTAATCACGTGCTCCCCCAACCTCAAAACCCTCAAGATCATCCGCTGCTCCGGTGATTGGGACCCGGTCCTCCAGGCGATCCCACAGGGTTCCTTGCTAGCCGAGCTTCATCTCGAAAAACTGCAGGTCAGTGACCTTGGTGTGGCGGCGCTATGTGGGCTAGAGGTCCTGTACCTTGCCAAGGCGCCGGAGGTCACAGATGTTGGTCTGGCAGCACTTGCCACCAAGTCGCCACGTCTACGCAAGCTGCATGTTGATGGATGGAAGGCGAATAGGATTGGCGACCGTGGGCTTGCAACCGTGGCGCAGAAATGTGCTGCTTTGCAGGAATTGGTCCTCATTGGTGTGAATTTGACATCGGCGAGTCTTGAGTTGATTGCTGCCAACTGCCCCACTCTTGAGCGGCTTGCGCTTTGTGGGTCTGACACATTTGGGGATGCAGAGATCTCTTGCGTGGCGACTAAGTGTGCTTCTCTGAGGAAGCTGTGCATCAAGGCATGCCCTGTGTCTGATGCCGGAATGGACAAGCTTGCAGCAGGCTGCCCACGCCTTgtcaaggtgaaggtgaagaagtgcCGTAGGGTGACGTTTGAGTGTGCTGAGCGGCTTCGTGCTAGTCGGCATGGTGCTCTTGCTGTGAATTTTGACACGCCAGGTGGTGCAGGCGAATTGCAAGATGCTAGTGTGGATGAGAGTGGTGTACTGGAGAATGCAG
It encodes:
- the LOC119301081 gene encoding F-box protein At1g47056-like, whose product is MGQCPSAPRYHHHRKPPPTPPSPTAQAASPRFCSAAAAEDAAAEADYTSDLPEELLAVVFGLLGSGDRKRCSLVCRRWLATEASSRLRLALDARAPLLAAAPAILARFSSVSKLALKCDRRAESVGDPALALVAHRLGPGLRRLKLRSVRAVTDHGVAALAAAAINLRKLSVGSCTFGAKGIEAVLRSCPQLEELSVKRLRGLADSEPITVSSPRLQSLALKELYNGQCFSCLITCSPNLKTLKIIRCSGDWDPVLQAIPQGSLLAELHLEKLQVSDLGVAALCGLEVLYLAKAPEVTDVGLAALATKSPRLRKLHVDGWKANRIGDRGLATVAQKCAALQELVLIGVNLTSASLELIAANCPTLERLALCGSDTFGDAEISCVATKCASLRKLCIKACPVSDAGMDKLAAGCPRLVKVKVKKCRRVTFECAERLRASRHGALAVNFDTPGGAGELQDASVDESGVLENAGSDVVQDDFDDQIGVPDLLCGTSGRPSGWKARIVALISRSLSVSMFRRRPRGSSHNS